The genomic DNA TTCGTTGTTTGCTTCGGCAAGGGCCACGCGGGTCTGCGAGATCGTCGTTCCGTCCGCTTCGGCGTCCCACCAGTTATAGTACATATAGATCTGATTGTCCTTGACGACAAAACTCGGCTCGCCGATCCCGAATTTCGTAGGATCGCCGTCATAGACCATCGCGGGACGCGATTCGTAAACGCTCCAGCCGTTTCCCGTCCACTTTTCGATAAACGGTCCTTGCGGCGTTTTACTGCGCGCGATAAAGATCGCGTTGCTTACGCCGCCCGCCTCGTACGTGGAAGTATATCCGGCATAATAATAGTCGCCCATTTTGAAAACCCCGGGATCGCACGTGCTGACGGAATCCATTTGCCCGGGTGTCGGCTTGACCGCGACCACCTCGTCGCCCCAGGTCTTACCGCCGTCCGCAGAGTATCTGTAACGCCCCCAATCCCATTCCGCATAGGAATTGCCAGGGGACGCCGTATACATGCCGATCCCGCCGTTTTCATCTAACAAAAGGCAGGGCCCGTAACGGTAAACGCCGTTGATATTCGTCGGCGTAGGTTTGTGGATGACCCAACCCGAATCCGCGTTAAAGCGAAGCGTCACTTCTGTCTGCCCGGGTTGCGGCGGTTCCGGTTTGTTGCCGTTTCCACCGTCGTCGCCCGTACCGCCGCAGCCGGCAAACAGCAGAAGCGTTACGGATAACACAAAACAACTCAAGAATCTCTTCATGTCCACTCCTTTCATTCCGTGAAGTCCATTTTTTTACTTTGGTCTTTGACCAAAGTAAAAAAAGGGATATCCCTTTTTGAAATTATTAAGTTTCTCGAATAACTTTTGTCGTTTCAAAAGGTTTCTCGAGAAACTTTCCTGTTTTATTAAATCATAAATTAAAGCATTTGTCAATATGTTTTTTAAAAATTTTCAAAAAAAAATTCCGCGGCGAAATCTAACGTGCAGATCGGCGACTATAAAAAGAGGTCGGTTTTTTCTTAGTCCTATTCACGTTATTTCGTTTTATAGTATTCCTCGAAGATCAGCGGCAGTTATTCACTATATTAAGTGTATTATACGATGAATAATCAACGGTAATTCGGGCGAAAATTTTTCCGAATACGACACTAAAAAAAGTGTAACACTTGTCTTTTTACGGAGAATGATATAAAAATACTGGCATGAATACTTTTGGTGATAACTTAAAAAGATTTCGGGAAGTAAACGGGTTCAGCCAACAGGAGTTGGCTGAAAAATTAGGCACGACGCAACAGCGCATCAGCGAATGGGAACGCAACAAAGTGGAGCCGGGTCTTTATAATCTATTGCGCCTGAGCAAGGCGCTCGGCGTGGGATTGGACGAACTGACGGAAGATTTGGAAATATAATACACAAAGCGGCGCTTGAAAAGCGCCGCTTTTTAGGTTTCCGCGATTGACTTTACATGATTTATATAGTATAATTGTTCGGAAGTCCATACAAAGGCAAGAAAACAAGGAGAAAAAAGATACATGCACATTTTCAACACGGTGATCGACATTATCAATAACGTATTTTTGGTATTGTGCGGAATCGCCTTTGCTGTTCAAATCATATACGTGCTGTTTTTCTGGATCAAACCCAGAAAATACCCCAAAGCGGAAAAACAGCACCGTTTCGGCATCATCATCCCCGCCCGAAACGAAGAGGAAGTCATCGGCGATACCATACGGACGCTCTTTAAACAGAATTATCCGCGGGAACTGTTCGACGTGTTCGTGGTCGCGCACAACTGCACGGACAACACGGCGCAGCGCGCGCGGGAAGCGGGCGCCATCGTTTTCGAACACAACGACGACGATCCCAAGCATAAGCGCGTGAGTTACGCTTTGCAGCACGGCTTCCGCAAGATCATCGCCGAATACGACAATTACGACGCGTTTATCCACTTTGACGCGGACAATACCATGAACGAGGACTATATCGCGCGCATGAACGACGCGCTCGATTCGGGCGTGAAGATCGCCCGTTGCTATGAAAACAGCAAAAACCTCGGACAGAATATGTGGACGGGCGTTTCGGGGCTTTACTATATCCGCGACAGCCGCATCGCCTGTCACGTGCGTTCGGGACTGCATACCGACCAGATGCTGACGGGCGCGGGCATGATGGTAAGCGCGGAGATCATCAAGCGGCACGACGGCTGGAAATGTATGGGCGTGAGCGACGATGCGGAATTTACGCTGCAAGCCATGCTCGAAGGCGAGCGCACCTATTACGTGCCCGAAGCGATGGTGTACGAAGACCAGCCCTCCTCTTTGAAAGACACCGTGAACCGCAACAAGCGCATGGGCAACGGACTGTTCAAACTGTTCTTTTCCCACGGCTTCCGCTGTCTGGGGAAATTCTTCACCACTTTCCGTTTCGGATACCTGGATATGTTTTTAACGCTCCTGTTTATCCCCATCGCCGTGGTGGCGTGCACGTGGTTCCCCCTTTATTACGGCTATAAAATAATCTTCGCCGCGGTGGTGGCGGATACCGCCTTTCTCATCGAGATCGGAAAACTGATCGGCTACATTCTGCTGTTCGCGTTCTATCTGCCGTTTACGCTGCAATCCTTGCTGGCGGCGGGGCTCGACCGCAAAAAACTGGACGTTCCCTTTAAAAAATTGTGGCCCGCGATCCTGCTTTCGCCCGTGTTCATGATCATCTACGCGATCTCCATCTGCCTCGGCGTGTTCTCGCGCCCCAAGTGGAAAAAGATCAAGCGCAACGTGGTTTCCGCGGACGCGGCGCCGACGGAAGAAATTTTGTCGGAACCTGCCGCAGAGATCGCCCCGTCGGAAACAGCCGATGAACAAAAAGAAGAATGATACAAACGCCCCGCGTCAAGACGCGGGGCGTTCTTTTTTTCAAAGATCGTAAGTATAAATATAATCGTCCATCACAAACCCGCCGCCGATATCGGAAGCGGCCTCTTCGGTGCGCGCGAACCCGAACCGCTCGTATGCGGCGATCGCTCTCTTGTTGTGCTTGTTCACGGTGAGATAAATGCGTGCAAGGCGCAGATTTTCCGCGATCATTCTCACGCAAGCCAGCGTTTTCTGCCCGATCCCCTTGCCGATGAATGCGGGATCGAGATACAATTTGGAGAGAAACAGCGCGTCCTCTTCCTCTTTCACGCCCGTATACCCCGCGATCTTGCCGCCGCATTCCACAAAATAATAGGTATAGCCGTGCGCGGATACCTGTTCTGTAAGCGCGGGAACGCTCTGAAATTTTTCCAGCATGTATCCGACCTGCGCGCTGCCGATCTCGGGGATATCATCGTAGGCGGCGTGCCACAGGCGCGAGGCGAGCGTTGCGAGCCGCGCGTAATCTGCGGGAAGCACTTCTCTTAAAATCAACTTTGTATCCATAAATTCAGTATAAACCAACGCAAAAAAAAAGTCAAACGCGCAAATGGCGTATTCTTCGACAAAAATTCTGCTTTTTCGCGCTTCTATCCGCCGCGCTCTCACAATAAGTTAATGGAGGAAGTAAAAGTGAGGTGGCTTATGGAAACTTATTTGAGCGAAACCATCGGAAAACCCGTCGTATTGATCAGCGGGGAAGTTGCGGGGTATGTGATCGGCGCGCGGCTGTCCAAAAAACTGGATGCGGTGCGCGCGCTCGTCTGTGCAGACGAGGACGAGGAAGAGTTTATACTGCCTGCGGCCTCGATCCGCGCATCGGGCGACGGCGGCGTGATGATCCGAGGACTGGGCGGAAAACCGCCCAAAGAAACCGTTCCCGCGCCCGTAGGCATGCGCGTTCTTTCCGAACAGGGCGACTTACTGGGGATCGTGCAGGACTTTGTGTGCGAGGGAAAGATTGTGAGATCGGTGCTCCTCTCCTCGGGCGAAACGTGCCCGCCCGAAAAGATACACGGGGTCGGCGAGTGTCTGATACTGGGCGATGCGCCCAAAAAGACCGCCGCGAAAAAGCTTTCGGCTCCCCTATCCGAAACGCCCGAAACAGTCGGAAAAAGCGAAGAAACTTGCGAAAAGGAAGTTGCGGCGAGCGCGCAGGCGGGCAGCAATCTTCTGACGGGCAAGCGGGTGCCGCGCGACATTTCCGACGTGCGCGGCAACGTCATCATCCGCAAAGGCAGCGTGATCACGCCCGAAGTTTTAAAGAGCGCGATCTTTCACAACAAACTTTTCGAACTGACCGTGACCGTTCTCAACGCAGACTGAAAAAGCGGTGCGCAAGATCTTCTTGCGCACCGCTTTTCTTTATAAATCGTATTTCGCCATCATTTTCAAAAGCGACGCCAAAATGTCGTTGAGCGTCTGCGCCTCTTCGGAGGAGAGGGCGTTTTTGCTCTTATAGACGGTCAGAAGATCCTCGTACTTCTGCACTTCCAGCCTGTCCCCCGCGCCCAAAGATACGCATTTGAGCCGTTCGACGACGGAAAAGATGTGATCGAGCCGCACGTCGGAGGCGTAGGAATCGTATTCGTCGCCCGCGTATTCGGGTTCGGTGAAACAGCGCACCTTTTTCAGTTCCGAGCCCCTTTGCGCGCCGACTGCGGGCGGGAACTGTTCGCTCATGTCCACGTATTCGGCGACGCGCGGTTTTGCGGCGGGCTTTGGTCCGCTCTTCTTTTTGGGAAACAGCGACAGCGCGCCGTACAGCACCAGATACGCCGCTTTTGCGGCCAAAGCGACGCCCACGTATAAAATAGCGCGTTCGGCTTCTTCGGGCGCGTAAGCGCAGACTGCGAGCGCGGCAAAGGTGAAAACGCACACGTCGGAAAAGGCGACAAACGCCGCCTTGCCGCGGCCGCGCGCTTCGGCGTTGGAAAAATAAACGATCACGTAGCCCGCGAACAGCGCCAGGGGAGATACGAGCAGCAAAAGCGCCCACGCGTCCTGAAATCCTTTGCCCGCTTCGGCGGCTATTTCTGCGATCCTCTCTAAAATATCGGTAGACATAACATTCAACTCCGTTTTTTGCTAACGGATGAATTATAGCCAAAATTTTTAAAAATAATTCAAAATAATTTGCCGAATCTTGTCTCTTTTTCAATGCAGCGGCACGTGAACGCACGAAAGACGATCGAGATTGACGATATGCGCCGAAATTTTTTCGATTTTCGCAATTTTTCCGACCGCCGCGGCGTAAATTTCCAACTGGCGGGCGTAGTCGCGCACCAGCCTTTCGTCGGAGTG from Candidatus Borkfalkia ceftriaxoniphila includes the following:
- a CDS encoding helix-turn-helix domain-containing protein; translation: MNTFGDNLKRFREVNGFSQQELAEKLGTTQQRISEWERNKVEPGLYNLLRLSKALGVGLDELTEDLEI
- a CDS encoding glycosyltransferase family 2 protein encodes the protein MHIFNTVIDIINNVFLVLCGIAFAVQIIYVLFFWIKPRKYPKAEKQHRFGIIIPARNEEEVIGDTIRTLFKQNYPRELFDVFVVAHNCTDNTAQRAREAGAIVFEHNDDDPKHKRVSYALQHGFRKIIAEYDNYDAFIHFDADNTMNEDYIARMNDALDSGVKIARCYENSKNLGQNMWTGVSGLYYIRDSRIACHVRSGLHTDQMLTGAGMMVSAEIIKRHDGWKCMGVSDDAEFTLQAMLEGERTYYVPEAMVYEDQPSSLKDTVNRNKRMGNGLFKLFFSHGFRCLGKFFTTFRFGYLDMFLTLLFIPIAVVACTWFPLYYGYKIIFAAVVADTAFLIEIGKLIGYILLFAFYLPFTLQSLLAAGLDRKKLDVPFKKLWPAILLSPVFMIIYAISICLGVFSRPKWKKIKRNVVSADAAPTEEILSEPAAEIAPSETADEQKEE
- a CDS encoding GNAT family N-acetyltransferase, yielding MILREVLPADYARLATLASRLWHAAYDDIPEIGSAQVGYMLEKFQSVPALTEQVSAHGYTYYFVECGGKIAGYTGVKEEEDALFLSKLYLDPAFIGKGIGQKTLACVRMIAENLRLARIYLTVNKHNKRAIAAYERFGFARTEEAASDIGGGFVMDDYIYTYDL